The proteins below are encoded in one region of Nocardioides marmorisolisilvae:
- a CDS encoding TetR/AcrR family transcriptional regulator, with protein MRSRSSRGLLPRRTGRQHLTGSAGQAPEKVAASTTRRADLLQVAAMTMAENGIQGSSIRQIAKRAGIMAGSLYHHFASKEAMIEEIITSYWDDLFEGYDTVVAESQGAVDAIERLTTVSLEVGFKHWSAVQILLGDWKYLSSVMPTLDASSARVERYWLDQIERGVTEGVLRSELDPRMAFRVMMGSITWVFRWFDPDGSRTIDDVVKAQIDIFRSGVIV; from the coding sequence GTGCGGAGTCGCAGCAGCCGCGGACTACTCCCCCGGAGGACAGGAAGGCAGCACTTGACTGGAAGCGCCGGACAAGCTCCGGAGAAGGTCGCGGCATCCACCACCAGACGAGCAGACCTGCTCCAGGTGGCCGCCATGACGATGGCTGAGAACGGCATCCAAGGCTCATCCATCCGTCAGATCGCCAAGCGCGCTGGCATTATGGCGGGCAGCCTCTACCACCACTTCGCGTCGAAGGAGGCGATGATCGAAGAGATCATCACCAGCTATTGGGACGATCTCTTCGAGGGCTACGACACGGTCGTGGCGGAGTCACAGGGTGCTGTAGACGCGATCGAGCGCTTGACGACCGTCTCGCTTGAGGTCGGGTTCAAGCACTGGTCCGCGGTGCAGATCTTGCTCGGCGACTGGAAGTACCTCAGTTCGGTAATGCCGACGCTGGATGCGTCTAGCGCTCGCGTCGAACGCTATTGGCTCGACCAGATCGAGCGAGGCGTCACGGAAGGCGTGCTGCGTTCAGAACTCGACCCCCGGATGGCATTCCGGGTGATGATGGGCTCTATCACTTGGGTCTTCCGGTGGTTTGACCCCGACGGCTCCCGCACGATCGATGACGTCGTCAAGGCTCAGATCGACATCTTCAGGTCCGGCGTCATCGTCTGA
- a CDS encoding ABC transporter permease, with amino-acid sequence MERALQAVRPYWPQIILLVALWVGLGSTTELFRGTSGVYSVLLNFSLLGLVAVGAAVTMIAAELDVSVAASAAVGGALTVRLVNLGTGVLVAIIAATATMALFGCMQGLLIARLRINSLVVTVGTLVLLGGVSFQLCGGQPLSVESLKDTAFLLDRWGPFLSPDIVAAIGVFIMLAFYLAFTRWGREVYAIGGAREEAIAAGVSLIRPITFAFGTSAGCAALAGSLASLKVGAITPNAYGTLLLGAISAALVGGISLVGGRGTVLHVAFGVVILGMVSSGLNAHGATDDVIQLFTGLILFAVVLLEYAAGRFATRAVQRRSSASALVRA; translated from the coding sequence ATGGAACGCGCGCTTCAGGCTGTCCGTCCGTACTGGCCGCAGATCATCTTGCTGGTTGCCTTGTGGGTCGGTCTCGGGTCGACGACCGAGCTCTTCCGCGGAACCAGCGGCGTCTACTCCGTCCTCCTCAACTTCAGCCTGCTCGGACTGGTGGCAGTGGGAGCCGCGGTGACGATGATCGCGGCGGAGCTGGATGTCTCCGTGGCTGCGAGCGCTGCCGTGGGCGGCGCTCTCACGGTCCGGCTGGTGAATCTGGGTACGGGTGTGCTGGTTGCGATCATCGCCGCAACAGCGACCATGGCGCTCTTCGGCTGCATGCAGGGATTGCTCATCGCGCGACTGCGCATCAACTCGTTGGTGGTCACCGTCGGCACCCTGGTGCTGCTGGGCGGCGTCAGCTTCCAGCTCTGCGGTGGGCAGCCGCTCAGCGTGGAGTCGCTCAAAGACACCGCGTTCCTGCTGGACCGGTGGGGCCCATTCCTCTCGCCAGACATTGTCGCGGCTATCGGAGTGTTCATCATGCTCGCCTTCTATCTGGCATTCACCCGTTGGGGCCGAGAGGTCTACGCGATCGGCGGGGCCCGGGAGGAAGCGATAGCCGCTGGCGTCTCGCTGATCAGGCCGATTACCTTCGCCTTCGGTACATCGGCCGGATGCGCCGCACTGGCCGGATCGCTGGCCTCGCTGAAGGTTGGAGCGATCACGCCAAATGCATATGGGACCTTGCTGCTCGGGGCAATCTCGGCTGCTCTCGTCGGCGGCATCAGCCTCGTCGGGGGAAGGGGCACCGTCCTTCACGTGGCCTTTGGCGTCGTCATTCTCGGGATGGTGTCCAGCGGGCTGAACGCGCACGGAGCTACTGATGACGTCATTCAGCTCTTTACCGGGCTGATCTTGTTCGCGGTTGTTTTGCTGGAGTACGCGGCGGGTAGATTCGCTACACGAGCGGTCCAGCGGCGGAGCTCTGCCAGCGCACTGGTGCGAGCCTGA